The proteins below come from a single Malus domestica chromosome 03, GDT2T_hap1 genomic window:
- the LOC103419119 gene encoding protein GRAVITROPIC IN THE LIGHT 1: MAGKVSNFSDLIQRVAASCLLHPLAAGRHDSCDSPVHRRTGDEHDEDDGDEQDEDDEVIDGGGLGFKAGEDRGSTNKEVVEMEMSMREVFDAVAAMKKAYVSLQEAHNPWDPAKLRAADAAVVGELRKIGVLRERFRRRHFTGGGERVMAGSTLREVVAPYEAAVDELKREVKCREVEIQNLKEKLNGVANGSHSKKGRSVSRRKVGSIGLTEVAAAPAPELFEATMSQVREASKSFTSLLLTLMRAAHWDIAAAVRSIEAATATTVGTNTTSSTIATQNGDAKYALQSYISRKLFQGFDHETFYMDGSLSSLLNPDQHRRDCFARYRDFKAMDPTELLGILPTCQFGKFCSAKYLAVVHPKMEESLFGHLEQRRHVVEGGHPRSEFYREFLGLAKAVWLLHLLAFSLDPPPSQFEASRGAEFHRGYMESVVRFAGGRVPLGQVVGFPVCPGFKLGNGSVIKARVYLVNRN; the protein is encoded by the exons ATGGCGGGAAAGGTTTCGAATTTCTCGGATCTGATTCAGCGAGTGGCGGCTTCTTGCTTGCTCCACCCACTCGCCGCCGGGCGCCACGATTCCTGCGATTCCCCCGTGCATCGACGCACCGGCGATGAGCATGACGAGGACGACGGAGATGAGCAAGACGAAGACGATGAAGTGATTGACGGTGGAGGCTTAGGGTTTAAGGCTGGGGAGGATCGGGGGTCGACGAATAAGGAGGTTGTGGAGATGGAGATGTCAATGCGGGAGGTTTTCGACGCCGTTGCGGCGATGAAGAAGGCGTACGTCAGCCTCCAGGAGGCCCACAACCCGTGGGACCCGGCGAAGCTCAGGGCGGCTGACGCTGCGGTGGTCGGTGAGCTGAGAAAAATCGGGGTGCTGAGAGAGAGGTTTCGAAGAAGGCATTTTACCGGCGGGGGAGAGCGAGTGATGGCGGGGAGTACGTTGAGAGAGGTGGTGGCGCCGTACGAAGCGGCAGTGGACGAGCTGAAGAGAGAGGTGAAGTGCAGAGAGGTCGAGATCCAGAACCTCAAGGAGAAGCTAAACGGCGTCGCTAACGGGTCCCACTCTAAGAAGGGCAGGTCCGTGTCCAGAAGAAAAGTCGGTTCCATCGGTCTGACTGAAG TTGCAGCGGCTCCAGCGCCGGAGCTGTTCGAGGCGACGATGAGCCAGGTGAGAGAGGCATCCAAGTCGTTCACGTCGCTGCTCCTCACCCTAATGCGCGCAGCCCACTGGGACATCGCCGCCGCAGTCCGGTCAATTGAAGCCGCCACCGCTACCACCGTCGGGACCAACACGACGTCTTCGACCATCGCTACCCAGAACGGCGACGCCAAGTACGCGCTGCAGTCCTACATTTCGCGGAAGCTCTTCCAGGGATTCGATCACGAGACGTTCTACATGGACGGTAGCCTCTCGTCGCTGCTCAACCCGGACCAGCACCGGCGCGACTGCTTCGCCCGGTACCGCGACTTCAAGGCCATGGACCCCACCGAGCTGCTCGGGATTCTGCCCACGTGTCAGTTCGGGAAGTTCTGCTCCGCCAAGTACCTGGCCGTCGTCCATCCCAAGATGGAGGAGTCGTTGTTTGGGCACTTGGAGCAGCGACGACATGTCGTAGAAGGGGGGCACCCGAGGAGCGAGTTTTACAGGGAATTTTTGGGGCTGGCGAAGGCGGTGTGGCTGCTGCACTTGCTGGCGTTTTCGCTTGACCCGCCGCCGAGTCAGTTCGAGGCGAGTCGGGGAGCGGAGTTTCATCGGGGTTATATGGAGAGTGTTGTGAGGTTTGCGGGCGGGCGAGTTCCGTTGGGTCAGGTTGTCGGGTTTCCGGTTTGTCCCGGGTTTAAGCTTGGGAATGGGTCGGTTATTAAGGCCAGGGTTTATCTGGTAAATAGGAATTAA
- the LOC103419108 gene encoding uncharacterized protein: protein MECCGRPNRSDAHLSREEEAEIESKTREYFDGVTPKRHSKPQRSEYSSKYVDDLKNEDQIPELVEFHRLENDSQKIVVNGSGVGEEFVETDYYKDLNDIDKQHHTTGTGFIKVQNKGNNSYNLAPDSDTDVHASCQCNPATNDWIPDASAANAVGFDSGKPRRSEN from the exons atggagtgCTGTGGGAGGCCAAACAGGAGCGACGCTCATTTGTCGAGAGAGGAAGAGGCAGAGATCGAGTCGAAGACGAGAGAGTACTTCGACGGAGTGACTCCCAAGCGTCACTCCAAACCTCAACGCAGTGAGTATTCGTCAAAGTATGTGGATGATTTGAAAAACGAAGACCAAATTCCTGAACTCGTTGAGTTCCATCGTCTCGAAAACGATTCGCAG AAAATAGTGGTGAATGGAAGTGGAGTTGGTGAGGAGTTTGTGGAGACAGACTACTACAAGGACCTGAACGACATTGACAAGCAACACCACACCACAGGAACTGGGTTCATCAAAGTGCAAAACAAAGGTAACAACAGTTACAATTTAGCACCGGATTCCGACACCGACGTCCATGCTTCTTGCCAGTGCAACCCAGCAACTAATGACTGGATCCCGGACGCTTCTGCTGCCAATGCG GTGGGTTTTGATTCAGGGAAGCCAAGGAGGAGTGAAAATTAG
- the LOC103419136 gene encoding proliferating cell nuclear antigen yields the protein MLELRLVQGSLLKKVLESIKDLVNDANFDCSSSGFSLQAMDSSHVALVALLLRSEGFEHYRCDRNMSMGMNLGNMSKMLRCAGNDDIITIKADDGSDTVTFMFESPTQDKISDFEMKLMDIDSEHLGIPEAEYQSIVTMPSSEFARICKDLSGIGDTVVISVTKEGVKFSTRGDIGTANIVCRQNTTVDKPEEATVINMSEPVSLTFALRYMNSFTKATTLSNTVTISLSSELPVVVEYKIAEMGYIRFYLAPKIEDDEDETKPEV from the exons ATGTTGGAGCTCCGACTGGTCCAGGGCTCGCTGCTGAAGAAGGTGCTGGAGTCCATCAAGGACCTGGTGAACGACGCCAACTTCGACTGCTCCTCCTCCGGCTTCTCCCTCCAGGCCATGGACTCCAGCCACGTGGCGCTCGTCGCCCTCCTCCTCAGATCTGAGGGCTTCGAGCACTACCGCTGCGACCGCAACATGTCCATGGGCATGAACCTTGGCAACATGTCCAAGATGCTCAGGTGTGCCGGAAATGATGACATCATCACCATCAAGGCTGACGACGGCAGCGACACCGTCACCTTCATGTTCGAAAGCCCCA CACAAGATAAAATTTCTGATTTTGAGATGAAGCTGATGGACATTGATAGCGAGCACCTTGGAATTCCGGAGGCAGAATACCAGTCTATTGTGACAATGCCCTCTTCTGAGTTTGCTAGAATATGTAAAGACCTCAGTGGCATTGGTGATACTG TTGTGATATCTGTGACCAAGGAAGGAGTGAAGTTCTCTACAAGAGGGGATATTGGCACTGCTAACATTGTCTGCAGGCAGAACACTACTGTCGACAAG CCTGAAGAAGCAACTGTCATAAATATGAGCGAGCCAGTGTCGTTGACATTTGCTCTGAGGTACATGAACTCGTTCACAAAGGCTACCACATTGTCAAACACGGTCACAATCAGCTTGTCTTCTGAACTCCCAGTTGTGGTTGAGTACAAGATTGCAGAGATGGGCTACATTAGGTTCTACTTGGCTCCCAAGATAGAAGATGACGAAGACGAAACCAAGCCTGAAGTTTGA
- the LOC103419156 gene encoding cytosolic enolase 3 has product MSVQDYLDNHMLSRKIEDAVNAAVRAKAPDPVLFISNHMKKAVPSVITKVKARQILDSRGIPTVEVDLHTNKGTFRASAPSSDVSGMYEAVELRDGDKGLYLGNSVTKAVKNVNEKISEALVGMDPTLQSQIDQAMIDLDKTEKKSELGVNAILAVSIAACKAGAAQKEVPLYKHIADLSGKGHLTLPVPAFTVISGGKHAGNNLAIQEIMILPIGASKFEEALQMGSETYHHLKAVITEKYGSHGCNVGEDGGFAPNISSVREVLDLVKEAICRTGYNEQIKLAIDFAATDFCIGTKYDLDYKSADKGQNFKSADDMIEMYKELCSEYQIVSIEDPFDKEDWEHTKRFSSLGICQVVGDDLITSNPKRIKRAIEESTCNALLVKINQIGTVTEAIEVMKLAKDAHWGVVMSHRCGETEDSFIADLAVGLSTGQIKAGAPCRGERLAKYNQLLRIEEELGDDAFYAGEDWRQSS; this is encoded by the exons ATGTCGGTGCAAGATTACTTggataaccacatgctctctcGGAAAATCGAAGACGCCGTCAATGCCGCCGTTAGGGCTAAGGCCCCCGATCCCGTCCTCTTCATC TCGAATCATATGAAGAAAGCGGTACCTTCAGTGATAACAAAGGTCAAAGCTCGGCAGATCCTCGATAGCAGAGGAATTCCAACTGTTGAAGTCGACCTCCACACTAACAAAGGAACGTTTCGTGCTTCAGCTCCTAGCTCTGATGTTTCCGGAAt GTATGAGGCTGTTGAACTGCGAGATGGGGACAAGGGATTATATCTTGGAAATAGTGTGACTAAAGCTGTTAAGAATGTCAATGAGAAAATATCTGAAGCATTGGTAGGCATGGATCCTACGCTTCAGTCGCAGATTGATCAGGCAATGATAGACCTCGATAAAACAGAAAAGAAG AGTGAACTTGGAGTAAATGCCATATTGGCTGTGTCAATCGCTGCTTGCAAAGCTGGAGCTGCTCAAAAGGAG GTTCCACTGTACAAACATATTGCTGACCTTTCTGGAAAAGGCCACCTGACCCTGCCTGTCCCTGCTTTTACTGTTATTAGTGGAGGAAAGCATGCTGGGAATAATCTGGCCATTCAG GAAATTATGATTCTCCCAATTGGAGCTAGCAAGTTTGAGGAGGCATTGCAAATGGGATCTGAAACCTATCATCACCTGAAG GCTGTTATTACAGAAAAATATGGCTCACATGGATGTAATGTTGGTGAAGATGGCGGTTTTGCTCCCAACATCTCGAG CGTTAGAGAAGTCTTGGATCTTGTAAAAGAGGCGATCTGTAGAACAGGTTATAATGAGCAAATCAAACTAGCAATTGATTTTGCTGCTACTGACTTTTGCATAG GTACAAAGTATGACCTGGATTACAAATCAGCGGATAAGGGACAAAATTTCAAGTCGGCTGATGATATGATTGAGATGTATAAAGAACTTTGTAGTG AGTACCAAATTGTGTCAATTGAAGATCCATTTGATAAAGAGGACTGGGAACACACTAAACGCTTTTCTAGCCTTGGAATTTGTCAG GTAGTCGGAGATGACTTGATAACATCAAATCCAAAGCGTATTAAGAGAGCTATAGAGGAGTCCACCTGCAATGCTCTACTTGTAAAG ATAAACCAGATTGGAACAGTGACAGAGGCCATTGAAGTGATGAAGCTGGCAAAGGATGCCCACTGGGGAGTGGTCATGTCTCATAGATGTGGTGAAACGGAAGATTCCTTCATAGCTGACTTAGCTGTTGGTCTATCAACGGGTCAGATCAAAGCTGGTGCTCCTTGCAGAGGTGAACGGCTGGCCAAGTATAACCAG TTACTTCGAATTGAGGAAGAACTTGGGGACGATGCATTTTATGCTGGTGAGGATTGGAGGCAATCATCCTGA
- the LOC103419128 gene encoding mitochondrial uncoupling protein 2 has translation MADLSPRSEISFLQTFLCSAFAACFAEFCTIPLDTAKVRLQLQKKAVAGDGAGAPKYRGLLGTMATIAREEGLAALWNGIIPGLQRQCIYGGLRIGLYDPVKIFLVGSAFGGDIPLFHKILAALFTGALAIIVANPTDLVKVRLQSEGKLPAGVPRRYAGALDAYSTIVRQEGLGALWTGLGPNVARNAIVNAAELASYDQVKETILKIPGSTDNILTHILAGLGAGFFAVSIGSPVDVVKSRMMGDSTYKNTFDCFVKTLKYEGFLAFYKGFLPNFGRLGSWNVLMFLMLEQAKNVIRV, from the exons ATGGCAGATCTCAGCCCCAGGTCTGAGATCTCCTTCTTGCAAACTTTCCTCTGCAGTGCATTCGCCGCCTGCTTCGCTGAG TTTTGTACCATTCCTTTAGACACTGCTAAAGTCAGGCTTCAGCTCCAAAAGAAAGCAGTCGCGGGGGATGGAGCTGGTGCACCAAAGTATAGGGGCCTATTGGGTACTATGGCTACGATCGCTAGGGAAGAAGGTTTAGCAGCACTTTGGAATGGCATAATTCCAGGATTACAACGCCAATGTATTTACGGAGGCTTGAGAATTGGATTATATGATCCT GTCAAAATTTTCCTTGTTGGCAGTGCTTTTGGTGGGGATATTCCTCTATTCCACAAAATACTTGCTGCTCTATTCACTG GTGCTCTGGCAATCATAGTGGCTAATCCAACTGACCTTGTGAAGGTTCGACTTCAATCTGAAGGAAAATTGCCAGCTGGAGTTCCTAGGCGATATGCTGGAGCCTTAGATGCTTATTCCACTATAGTCAGACAG GAAGGATTAGGGGCCCTGTGGACTGGGCTGGGGCCAAATGTAGCACGGAACGCTATTGTAAATGCTGCCGAACTAGCCAGTTATGATCAAGTGAAGGAG ACAATTTTGAAAATTCCAGGGTCCACAGACAATATTTTAACTCATATCCTAGCTGGTCTGGGTGCCGGTTTCTTTGCAGTTTCGATTGGCTCTCCTGTTGACGTG GTGAAATCCAGAATGATGGGAGATTCAACTTACAAAAACACCTTTGATTGCTTCGTCAAAACGTTGAAGTATGAG GGATTTTTGGCCTTCTATAAAGGGTTCCTCCCAAACTTCGGTCGGCTAGGATCGTGGAACGTGCTTATGTTTCTAATGCTAGAGCAA GCGAAAAATGTTATTCGggtataa
- the LOC103419145 gene encoding probable sugar phosphate/phosphate translocator At3g11320, whose product MSKFVTVGLITAWYSSNIGVLLLNKFLLSNYGFKYPIFLTLCHMLACSLLSYVAISWMKVVPMQSIKSRVQFFKISSLGLIFCLSVVGGNISLRYLAVSFNQAIGATTPFFTAVFAYIMTLKKEGWVTYVTLIPVVTGVIIASGGEPSFHLFGFIMCIGATAARALKSVLQGILLSSEGEKLNSMNLLMYMAPVAVAILLPAALLMEENVVGITIALARDDVSIVWYLVFNSALAYFVNLTNFVVTKHTSALTLQVLGNAKGAVAVVVSILIFRNPVSVTGMLGYGLTVTGVILYGEAKKRGR is encoded by the exons ATGTCGAAGTTCGTCACGGTCGGATTAATAACAGCATGGTACTCGTCGAACATCGGAGTTTTGCTGTTGAACAAGTTTCTCCTGAGCAATTACGGGTTCAAGTACCCGATTTTCTTGACCCTTTGCCACATGCTCGCGTGCTCCCTCCTCAGCTACGTAGCCATTTCGTGGATGAAGGTCGTTCCCATGCAGAGCATCAAGTCACGCGTCCAGTTCTTCAAGATATCGTCCCTCGGTCTCATCTTCTGTTTGTCTGTCGTTGGCGGGAACATCTCGCTCCGGTACCTCGCCGTGTCGTTTAACCAGGCCATCGGCGCCACCACGCCGTTCTTTACGGCTGTGTTTGCGTATATTATGACTCTCAAAAAGGAGGGCTGGGTCACGTACGTTACTCTTATTCCGGTTGTCACCGGCGTTATCATTGCCAGCGGG GGAGAACCAAGTTTTCACCTGTTTGGATTTATAATGTGTATTGGTGCTACAGCAGCAAGGGCACTCAAGTCAGTGCTTCAAGGGATACTCCTCTCCTCTGAAGG GGAAAAGCTGAATTCCATGAACCTGCTCATGTACATGGCTCCTGTAGCCGTGGCAATCCTTCTCCCTGCAGCTCTTTTGATGGAAGAGAACGTAGTTGGAATAACAATTGCACTTGCAAGAGATGACGTGTCAATCGTCTGGTACCTGGTGTTCAACTCCGCTCTTGCATATTTTGTCAATTTGACCAACTTCGTGGTAACCAAACACACCAGTGCCTTGACTCTCCAG GTGTTGGGAAATGCAAAAGGAGCGGTTGCAGTGGTGGTTTCAATTTTGATATTCAGAAATCCGGTTTCAGTGACCGGAATGCTCGGTTACGGTCTCACAGTAACAGGGGTCATCCTCTACGGCGAAGCCAAGAAACGAGGGAGGTAG